In Burkholderia sp. WP9, a genomic segment contains:
- the urtA gene encoding urea ABC transporter substrate-binding protein, translating to MKRRSLLKFGSMSGALALAGQVPFAHAQSGSGPIKVGILHSLSGTMAISETSLKDTALMTIADINKNGGVMGRQLEPVVVDPASNWPLFAEKARQLITQDKCAVVFGCWTSVSRKSVLPVFEELNGLLFYPVQYEGEEMSRNVFYTGAAPNQQAIPATEYLMSAEGGGAKRFFLLGTDYVYPRTTNKILRAFLKSKGVQEADIQEVYTPFGHSDYQTIVANIKTFSQGGKTAVISTVNGDSNVPFYKELGNQGLKASDVPVVAFSVGEEELRGIDTKPLVGNLAAWNYFMSLRNPANEKFKKQWAAWVAQNNLPGGTKRVTNDPMEATFVGIHMWKQAVEKAKSTEVDKVRVAMVGQTFAAPSGFTLEMDGNHHLHKPVMIGEVRADGQFNVVWRTKTAIRAQPWSPFIAGNSSKPDVVSSIPAFLKRSRVA from the coding sequence ATGAAACGTCGCAGTCTGTTGAAGTTCGGCTCCATGTCGGGCGCGCTGGCGCTTGCTGGTCAGGTTCCGTTCGCCCATGCGCAGTCGGGTAGCGGCCCGATCAAGGTAGGTATCCTGCATTCGCTGTCGGGCACGATGGCGATCTCGGAGACTTCCCTCAAAGACACCGCGTTGATGACCATTGCGGACATCAACAAGAACGGCGGCGTGATGGGCCGTCAACTGGAGCCGGTGGTGGTCGACCCGGCATCGAACTGGCCGCTCTTCGCCGAGAAAGCGCGTCAGCTGATCACGCAGGACAAGTGCGCCGTGGTGTTCGGCTGCTGGACCTCGGTGTCGCGCAAATCGGTGCTGCCGGTGTTCGAGGAACTGAACGGCCTGCTGTTCTACCCGGTCCAGTACGAAGGCGAAGAAATGTCGCGCAACGTGTTCTACACGGGCGCAGCGCCGAATCAGCAGGCGATTCCGGCGACCGAATATCTGATGAGCGCGGAAGGCGGCGGCGCCAAGCGCTTCTTCCTGCTGGGCACCGACTATGTGTACCCCCGCACGACCAACAAGATCCTGCGCGCGTTCCTCAAGTCGAAGGGCGTCCAGGAAGCCGACATTCAGGAGGTCTACACGCCGTTCGGCCATAGCGACTACCAGACCATCGTCGCGAACATCAAGACTTTCTCGCAAGGCGGCAAGACCGCGGTGATCTCCACGGTGAACGGCGACTCGAACGTGCCGTTCTATAAGGAACTCGGCAACCAGGGGCTGAAGGCGTCTGACGTGCCGGTGGTCGCCTTCTCGGTCGGCGAGGAAGAGTTGCGCGGTATCGATACGAAGCCGCTGGTCGGCAACCTCGCGGCGTGGAATTACTTCATGTCGCTGCGCAACCCGGCCAACGAAAAGTTCAAGAAGCAATGGGCCGCATGGGTCGCGCAGAACAACCTGCCGGGTGGCACCAAGCGCGTGACCAACGACCCGATGGAAGCGACCTTCGTCGGCATCCATATGTGGAAACAGGCGGTCGAGAAGGCCAAGAGCACCGAAGTCGACAAGGTCCGCGTGGCGATGGTCGGCCAGACGTTTGCGGCGCCTTCGGGCTTCACGCTCGAAATGGACGGCAATCACCACCTGCACAAGCCGGTGATGATCGGCGAAGTGCGCGCCGACGGCCAGTTCAACGTGGTGTGGCGGACCAAGACCGCGATTCGCGCGCAGCCGTGGAGCCCGTTCATTGCCGGCAATTCGAGCAAGCCGGACGTGGTCAGCTCGATCCCGGCGTTCCTGAAGCGTTCGCGCGTCGCCTGA
- the urtB gene encoding urea ABC transporter permease subunit UrtB yields MAFSFLRSTRTLAQKLSLRLAQRGVTGVALVLLAGAPLSAFALTQADVAPLAGDDFDAKSAAIDKLIANHDKESMAVLKALSDDSALATDSGAVLLQDGDTAKDAVTGKTVAAGDAQPVTLNNLLRSKVAGALSGLQLDSPDKATREAAIIALLQNPDPSIKPLVDAARAKETDPALKKRLDTLWAMTALHDADPARRLEAVQLVAARHDLDMNELLRPIVAKKPDGTFVEADDRVRAAAQSGIDELDAIQRRSQIAGTLFAGLSLGSVLLLAALGLAITYGLIGVINMAHGEFLMIGAYATYVVQNLFQRFAPGAFDWYPLLAIPASFVAAGLVGIVLERLVLKHLYGRPLETLLTTFGVSLILIQATRMLFGAQNVQVVNPAWMSGGVTVLPNLILPYNRLAILAFSLIVVGIAWAVLTKTRLGLFVRAVTQNRRMAACVGVKTARVDSYAFAFGAGIAGLGGCALSQIGNVGPDLGQSYIIDSFMAVVLGGVGQLAGTVIGGFGLGLISKAIEPFWGAVLAKIAVLVLIVLFIQKRPQGMFALKGRSAEA; encoded by the coding sequence ATGGCGTTCTCATTTCTCAGGTCCACACGAACACTGGCGCAAAAACTGTCGCTGCGGCTCGCGCAGCGCGGCGTGACCGGTGTCGCGCTCGTGCTCCTCGCGGGCGCACCGCTGAGCGCTTTCGCGCTGACGCAAGCCGATGTGGCGCCGCTTGCCGGCGACGACTTCGATGCGAAATCCGCCGCCATCGACAAACTGATCGCCAATCACGACAAAGAGTCGATGGCGGTGCTCAAGGCGCTGTCCGACGACAGCGCGCTCGCCACCGATTCGGGCGCCGTGCTGCTGCAGGACGGCGACACCGCGAAGGACGCGGTCACCGGCAAGACCGTCGCCGCGGGCGATGCCCAGCCGGTCACGCTGAACAATCTGCTGCGCTCGAAAGTGGCCGGCGCGCTGTCGGGCCTGCAACTCGATTCGCCGGACAAGGCGACACGTGAAGCCGCGATCATCGCGCTGCTGCAGAACCCGGATCCGTCGATCAAACCGCTCGTCGACGCAGCTCGCGCAAAGGAAACCGATCCCGCGCTGAAGAAGCGCCTCGACACTTTGTGGGCGATGACCGCGCTGCACGACGCCGACCCCGCCAGGCGCCTCGAAGCCGTGCAACTGGTCGCCGCGCGCCACGACCTCGACATGAACGAGCTGCTGCGGCCGATCGTCGCGAAGAAGCCGGACGGCACCTTCGTGGAAGCCGACGACCGCGTGCGCGCCGCCGCGCAAAGCGGCATTGACGAACTCGACGCGATCCAGCGCCGCAGCCAGATCGCCGGCACGCTGTTCGCGGGCCTCTCGCTTGGCAGCGTGCTGCTGCTCGCCGCGCTGGGCCTTGCCATCACCTATGGGTTGATCGGCGTGATCAACATGGCGCACGGCGAATTCCTGATGATCGGCGCGTACGCGACCTATGTGGTGCAGAACCTCTTTCAGCGCTTCGCGCCCGGCGCGTTCGACTGGTATCCGCTGCTTGCCATTCCGGCCTCGTTCGTCGCCGCGGGGCTGGTGGGCATCGTGCTCGAACGGCTGGTGCTGAAGCATCTGTACGGCCGCCCGCTCGAAACGCTGCTGACCACCTTCGGCGTCAGCCTGATCCTGATTCAGGCGACGCGCATGCTGTTCGGCGCGCAGAACGTGCAGGTGGTCAACCCGGCGTGGATGAGCGGCGGCGTCACCGTGCTGCCCAATCTGATCCTGCCGTACAACCGGCTGGCGATTCTCGCGTTCTCGCTGATCGTGGTCGGCATCGCGTGGGCCGTGCTCACCAAGACGCGGCTCGGCCTGTTCGTGCGCGCCGTGACGCAGAACCGGCGCATGGCGGCCTGTGTCGGCGTGAAGACCGCACGGGTCGATTCGTATGCGTTCGCGTTCGGCGCGGGCATTGCCGGTCTGGGCGGCTGTGCGCTCTCGCAGATCGGCAACGTCGGACCGGACCTCGGCCAGAGTTACATCATCGATTCGTTCATGGCCGTGGTGCTGGGCGGCGTCGGCCAGTTGGCCGGCACGGTGATCGGCGGCTTCGGCCTCGGGCTCATCAGCAAGGCGATCGAACCGTTCTGGGGCGCGGTGCTCGCGAAGATCGCGGTACTCGTGCTGATCGTGTTGTTCATCCAGAAGCGTCCGCAGGGCATGTTCGCCCTCAAGGGCCGTAGCGCGGAGGCATGA
- the urtC gene encoding urea ABC transporter permease subunit UrtC, which produces MTSATSSAHVGASGGGALAGREAQAGFALGLPPRPALLSRRAWLALIALIIVFGFGVPFATLVVPETSALHLSAYAMTITGKFMCYAIAALALDLVWGYCGILSLGHALFFALGGYAIGMYLMRSIGHEGKYGSDLPDFMVFLDWHQLPWYWQGTQHLGYALLLVVLVPAVVAWVFGFFTFRSRVKGVYLSIITQAMTFAAMLLFYRNETGFGGNNGFTDFKRIGGFPITHPGTRTALLLITFAVLILAFLGARAIVTSKLGRVVTAVRDGETRLMFLGYSPLAYKLFVWTVSAVLCGIAGALYVPQVGIINPGEMSPGNSIEMAIWVAVGGRGTLIGPIIGAFAVNGAKSFFTANFPEYWLFFLGLIFVLVPLFLPNGIMGLIELVTRKRNRS; this is translated from the coding sequence ATGACATCTGCAACTTCATCGGCTCACGTCGGCGCAAGCGGCGGCGGCGCGCTCGCCGGTCGCGAAGCGCAAGCGGGCTTCGCGCTCGGCCTGCCGCCACGCCCCGCGCTGCTGTCGCGGCGCGCGTGGCTTGCGCTGATCGCGTTGATCATCGTCTTCGGGTTCGGCGTGCCGTTTGCCACGCTGGTGGTGCCGGAGACGAGCGCGCTGCATCTGTCCGCGTACGCGATGACGATCACCGGCAAGTTCATGTGCTACGCGATCGCGGCGTTGGCGCTCGATCTCGTATGGGGCTACTGCGGCATTCTGAGCCTCGGGCACGCGCTGTTCTTCGCGCTCGGCGGCTACGCGATCGGCATGTATCTGATGCGCTCGATCGGCCACGAAGGCAAATACGGCAGCGACTTGCCCGACTTCATGGTGTTTCTCGACTGGCATCAACTGCCGTGGTACTGGCAAGGCACGCAGCATCTCGGCTACGCGCTGCTGCTGGTGGTGCTGGTGCCGGCGGTGGTCGCGTGGGTGTTCGGCTTTTTCACGTTCCGCTCGCGGGTGAAGGGCGTGTATCTGTCGATCATCACGCAGGCCATGACCTTCGCCGCGATGCTGCTGTTCTATCGCAACGAGACGGGCTTCGGCGGCAATAACGGCTTTACCGACTTCAAGCGCATCGGCGGCTTTCCGATCACGCATCCGGGCACGCGCACCGCCCTGCTGCTGATCACGTTCGCCGTGCTGATCCTCGCGTTCCTCGGCGCGCGCGCCATCGTCACCTCGAAGCTCGGCCGCGTGGTAACCGCGGTGCGCGACGGCGAAACGCGCCTGATGTTCCTCGGCTACAGCCCGCTCGCCTACAAGCTGTTCGTGTGGACGGTGTCCGCCGTGTTGTGCGGCATCGCCGGTGCGCTGTACGTGCCGCAGGTCGGCATCATCAACCCGGGCGAGATGTCGCCGGGCAACTCGATCGAAATGGCGATCTGGGTTGCCGTGGGTGGACGCGGCACGCTGATCGGCCCGATCATCGGCGCCTTCGCCGTGAATGGCGCGAAGAGCTTCTTTACGGCGAACTTCCCTGAATACTGGCTGTTCTTTCTCGGTCTGATTTTCGTGCTGGTCCCGCTGTTCCTGCCGAACGGCATCATGGGGCTGATCGAACTCGTGACGCGCAAAAGGAACCGCTCATGA
- the urtD gene encoding urea ABC transporter ATP-binding protein UrtD, which translates to MNENPMVPDLALPEDPAETSLSGVASMGRAVVPGEIDVSHGTILYLEDVTVSFDGFRALNALTLTIDAGELRCIIGPNGAGKTTMMDVITGKTEPDSGKVFLGQSIDLTRMNEPSIARAGIGRKFQKPTVFEQHPVWENLELAMKADKGWWASLRARLDREAQARIEETLALIGLESEARRLAGELSHGQKQRLEIGMLLMQQPALLLLDEPAAGMTDDETMQLAELLNHLRGTCSMMVVEHDMEFVAALSGSTGKVTVMAEGRVLAHGTLDEVKRDETVIESYLGR; encoded by the coding sequence ATGAACGAAAACCCGATGGTTCCTGATCTGGCGTTACCGGAAGATCCCGCTGAAACCTCGTTGAGCGGTGTGGCGAGCATGGGCCGCGCGGTCGTGCCCGGCGAGATCGACGTGTCGCACGGCACGATCCTGTATCTCGAAGACGTGACCGTGAGCTTCGACGGTTTTCGTGCATTGAACGCGTTGACGCTGACGATCGACGCCGGCGAATTGCGCTGCATCATCGGTCCGAACGGCGCCGGCAAGACGACCATGATGGACGTCATCACCGGCAAGACCGAGCCGGATTCCGGCAAGGTGTTTCTCGGCCAGTCGATCGATCTGACGCGCATGAACGAGCCGTCCATCGCGCGTGCAGGCATTGGCCGCAAATTTCAGAAACCCACGGTGTTCGAACAGCATCCCGTGTGGGAAAACCTCGAACTGGCGATGAAGGCCGACAAGGGTTGGTGGGCGTCGCTACGCGCGCGGCTCGACCGCGAGGCACAGGCGCGCATTGAAGAGACGCTGGCGTTGATCGGCCTCGAGAGCGAGGCGCGGCGTCTGGCCGGCGAACTGTCGCACGGCCAGAAGCAACGGCTCGAAATCGGCATGCTGCTGATGCAGCAACCGGCGCTGCTCCTGCTCGACGAGCCGGCCGCCGGCATGACCGACGACGAAACCATGCAGTTAGCCGAATTGCTCAATCATCTGCGCGGCACCTGCTCGATGATGGTCGTCGAGCACGATATGGAGTTCGTGGCGGCGCTATCAGGCTCGACCGGCAAGGTGACGGTGATGGCCGAGGGGCGTGTGCTCGCTCACGGCACGCTCGACGAAGTGAAGCGCGACGAGACGGTCATCGAGTCTTATCTGGGCCGGTGA